One genomic window of Medicago truncatula cultivar Jemalong A17 chromosome 1, MtrunA17r5.0-ANR, whole genome shotgun sequence includes the following:
- the LOC11434597 gene encoding BTB/POZ and MATH domain-containing protein 2 encodes MGKILRETTRPSSNSSSSSSSPSPPSIPSTTSSTSITDTIKGSHRFKITGYSLSKGIGIGKYIASEIFTVGGYEWAIYFYPDGKSVEDNATYVSLFIALASEGTDVRALFELTLLDQSGKERHKVHSHFDRTLESGPYTLKYRGSMWGYKRFFKRTSLETSDYLKDNCLSVNCSVGVVRSHTEGPKTFSIPISPSTIGHQFGKLLESGKSSDVNFEVNGEIFAAHKLVLAARSPVFRAQLFGPMKDQNTQCIKVEDIEAPVFKALLHVIYWDSLPDMQELTGINSKWATTLMAQHLLAAADRYALDRLRLMCEASLCEDVAINTVATTLALAEQHHCFQLKAVCLKFIARPENLRAVMQTDGFEYLKESCPSVLTELLEYVARFTEHSDFLCKHRNEAILDGSDVNGRRVKQRLYCEN; translated from the exons ATGGGTAAGATTCTTCGAGAAACAACGAGGCCATcctcaaattcatcatcatcatcttcatcaccaTCACCACCCTCAATTCCATCAACAACCTCCTCAACATCGATAACCGACACCATCAAAGGCTCACACAGGTTCAAGATAACGGGGTATTCACTCTCAAAAGGGATTGGAATTGGGAAATACATAGCATCGGAGATTTTCACCGTTGGTGGGTACGAATGGGCGATTTATTTTTACCCTGATGGGAAAAGCGTGGAGGATAATGCTACGTATGTGTCGCTTTTCATCGCGCTTGCGAGTGAAGGGACTGATGTTAGGGCGCTTTTTGAATTAACGCTTTTGGATCAGAGTGGGAAAGAGAGGCATAAGGTTCATAGTCATTTTGATAGGACGTTGGAGAGTGGACCTTATACGTTGAAATACCGTGGTAGCATGTG GGGATACAAGAGATTTTTTAAGAGAACGTCATTAGAGACTTCAGATTACCTTAAAGATAACTGTCTTAGTGTTAATTGTAGCGTCGGTGTTGTGAGGTCACACACAGAGGGCcctaaaacattttcaattccAATATCACCTTCTACTATTGGTCACCAGTTTGGGAAGCTTCTGGAAAGTGGAAAAAGCAGTGATGTGAATTTTGAAGTGAATGGCGAAATTTTTGCGGCTCATAAATTGGTATTAGCAGCTCGATCACCTGTTTTTAGAGCTCAGCTTTTTGGTCCTATGAAAGATCAGAATACACAGTGTATAAAAGTTGAAGATATTGAGGCTCCTGTTTTCAag GCATTGCTTCATGTTATATATTGGGACTCGCTGCCTGACATGCAAGAGCTTACTGGGATTAACTCAAAATGGGCAACTACCTTGATGGCTCAGCATCTGCTAGCAGCAGCTGATCGGTATGCCTTAGATAGACTTAGGCTGATGTGTGAAGCAAGTCtatgtgaagatgttgcaataAATACCGTGGCTACAACTTTAGCTTTGGCAGAGCAGCACCATTGTTTCCAGCTGAAAGCAGTCTGTTTGAAATTCATTGCAAGGCCTGAAAATCTCAGAG CTGTGATGCAAACTGATGGTTTCGAGTACTTGAAGGAAAGTTGCCCATCTGTTTTGACTGAGCTCTTGGAGTATGTGGCTAGATTTACTGAGCATTCGGACTTCCTGTGCAAGCATAGAAACGAAGCAATACTTGATGGCAGTGATGTAAATGGAAGGCGGGTGAAGCAAAGACTATACTGTGAAAATTGA
- the LOC11420810 gene encoding legumin K, with product MRKFSLSLLSLSLLLFTCLATRSEYERFNQCQLNNINALEPDHRVEHEAGLTETWNPNHPELQCAGVSLIRRTIDPNGLHLPSYSPSPQLIFIIQGKGVLGLSVPGCPETFEQPQSSRSRQGSRHQEQQQQQPDSHQKIRRFYRGDVIAIPAGTPYWTYNHGQEPIVAISLLDTSSFVNQLDSTPRVFYLGGNPEVEFPETQERQQGRQQQRPSFPGRRGGRQQQEKGSEEQNEGSSVLSGFSSEFLAQALNTDQDTAKRLQSPRDQRSQIVRVEGGLSIISPEWQQEDEEYERSHEEEEDERRPRHIRRPGHQKPSEEEQWETRYPRHSQEERERDPRRPGHSQKEREWDPRHPGHSQEERERDPRRPGHSQEEREREDDPYGRGRPWWEKESREKQRTRGQNGLEETICSARLVENIARPAHADLYNPRAGRISDVNSLTLPILRNLRLSAEYVLLYRNGIYAPHWNINANSLLYVIRGQGRVRIVNCQGNAVFDDNVRRGQLLVVPQNFVVAEQAGNEEALEYVVFKTNDLAAVNHVKQVFRATPREVLENAFGLRPRDVTQIKFSGNRGPLVHPQSQSQ from the exons ATGAGGAAGTTCTCTCTATCTTTGCTTTCTCTTTCCTTGCTGCTTTTTACATGTTTAGCTACACGCTCTGAGTATGAAAGGTTCAACCAATGCCAGCTGAACAATATCAATGCATTGGAACCAGACCACCGTGTTGAGCATGAAGCTGGTCTCACTGAGACATGGAATCCAAACCACCCTGAGCTACAATGTGCCGGTGTCTCTCTTATCAGACGCACCATTGACCCTAATGGCCTTCACTTGCCATCATACTCACCTTCTCCACAGTTGATTTTCATCATCCAAG GAAAGGGAGTGCTTGGACTTTCAGTTCCTGGTTGTCCTGAGACTTTTGAACAGCCACAATCATCACGGTCTAGACAAGGATCCAGGCATCAggaacaacagcagcagcaaccTGACAGCCACCAGAAGATTCGTCGCTTCTACAGAGGTGATGTCATTGCCATTCCAGCTGGAACTCCTTACTGGACCTATAACCATGGTCAAGAACCTATTGTTGCTATTAGTCTTCTCGACACCTCCAGCTTTGTAAACCAGCTCGATTCAACCCCCAGA GTATTTTACCTTGGCGGAAACCCAGAGGTCGAGTTCCCTGAAACTCAAGAGCGACAACAAGGACGACAGCAACAGAGGCCCAGTTTCCCCGGACGTAGAGGAGGACGCCAACAACAAGAGAAGGGATCTGAGGAACAAAACGAAGGTAGCAGTGTGCTGAGTGGTTTCAGCTCAGAGTTTTTAGCGCAGGCACTCAACACGGATCAGGATACAGCTAAGAGACTTCAATCTCCACGCGACCAGAGGAGCCAAATCGTGAGAGTAGAGGGCGGTCTCAGCATCATCAGCCCTGAGTGGCagcaagaagatgaagaatacgAAAGAAGTCAcgaggaggaagaagatgaacgGAGACCAAGACACATTCGTAGACCAGGGCATCAGAAACCTAGTGAGGAAGAACAATGGGAAACAAGATATCCCAGACATAGCCAGGAAGAAAGAGAACGAGACCCAAGACGTCCCGGACATAGtcagaaagaaagagaatgggATCCAAGACATCCCGGACATAGCCAGGAAGAAAGAGAGCGAGACCCAAGACGTCCCGGACATAGTCAGGAAGAAAGAGAGCGAGAAGATGATCCCTACGGTCGTGGTCGTCCATGGTGGGAAAAAGAAAGCAGAGAGAAACAAAGGACACGTGGACAGAATGGTTTGGAAGAAACTATCTGCAGTGCAAGACTTGTGGAGAACATCGCTCGCCCTGCACATGCAGATCTCTACAACCCACGTGCAGGTCGCATCAGTGATGTTAACAGTTTAACTCTCCCAATCCTCCGCAATTTACGCCTCAGTGCTGAATATGTTCTCCTCTATAGG AATGGCATATATGCTCCACACTGGAACATCAACGCCAACAGCCTTTTGTACGTGATTAGAGGACAAGGAAGAGTTAGGATAGTGAACTGCCAAGGTAACGCAGTGTTTGATGACAATGTAAGAAGGGGACAGTTGTTGGTGGTGCCACAAAACTTCGTGGTGGCGGAACAAGCAGGGAACGAAGAAGCATTAGAGTATGTGGTTTTCAAGACAAACGACCTAGCTGCTGTTAACCATGTGAAGCAGGTGTTCAGGGCCACCCCTCGTGAGGTTCTTGAAAATGCTTTCGGCCTTCGTCCACGTGATGTCACTCAAATCAAGTTCAGTGGAAACCGTGGTCCTTTGGTTCACCCTCAATCACAGTCTCAGTAA
- the LOC11435090 gene encoding legumin J, which produces MRKFSLSLLSLSLLLFTCLATRSEYERFNQCQLNNINALEPDHRVEHEAGLTETWNPNHPELQCAGVSLIRRTIDPNGLHLPSYSPSPQLIFIIQGKGVLGLSVPGCPETFEQPRSSRSRQESRHQEQQQQPDSHQKIRRFYRGDVIAIPAGTPYWTYNHGQEPLVAISLLDTSNFVNQLDSTPRVFYLGGNPEVEFPETQERQQGRQQQRPSFPGRRGGRQQQEEGSEEQNEGSSVLSGFSSEFLAQALNTDQDTAKRLQSPRDQRSQIVRVEGGLSIISPEWQQEDEEYERSHEEEEDERRPRHIRRPGHQKPSEEEQWETRYPRHSQEERERDPRRPGHSQKEREWDPRRPGHGQEERERDPRHSGHSQNGLEETICSLRIVENIARPARADLYNPRAGRISDANSLTLPILRNLRLSAEYVLLYRNGIYAPHWNINANSLLYVIRGQGRVRIVNCQGNAVFDDNVRRGQLLVVPQNFVVAEQAGNEEALEYVVFKTNDLAAVNHVKQVFRATPREVLENAFGLRPRDVTQIKFSGNRGPLVHPQSQPQS; this is translated from the exons ATGAGGAAGTTCTCTCTATCTTTGCTTTCTCTTTCCTTGCTGCTTTTTACATGTTTAGCTACACGCTCTGAGTATGAAAGGTTCAACCAATGCCAGCTGAACAATATCAATGCATTGGAACCAGACCACCGTGTTGAGCATGAAGCTGGTCTCACTGAGACATGGAATCCAAACCACCCTGAGCTACAATGTGCCGGTGTCTCTCTTATCAGACGCACCATTGACCCTAATGGCCTTCACTTGCCATCATACTCACCCTCTCCACAGTTGATTTTCATCATCCAAG GAAAGGGAGTACTTGGACTTTCAGTTCCTGGCTGTCCTGAGACTTTTGAACAGCCACGATCATCACGGTCTAGACAAGAATCCAGGCATCAAGAACAACAGCAGCAACCTGACAGCCACCAGAAGATTCGTCGCTTCTACAGAGGTGATGTCATTGCCATTCCAGCTGGAACTCCTTACTGGACCTATAACCATGGTCAAGAACCTCTTGTTGCCATTAGTCTTCTTGACACCTCCAACTTTGTAAACCAGCTCGATTCAACCCCCAGA GTATTTTACCTTGGCGGAAACCCAGAGGTCGAGTTCCCTGAAACTCAAGAGCGACAACAAGGACGACAGCAACAGAGGCCCAGTTTCCCCGGACGTAGAGGAGGACGCCAACAACAAGAGGAGGGATCTGAGGAACAAAACGAAGGTAGCAGTGTGCTGAGTGGTTTCAGCTCAGAGTTTTTAGCGCAGGCACTCAACACGGATCAGGATACAGCTAAGAGACTTCAATCTCCACGCGACCAGAGGAGCCAAATCGTGAGAGTAGAGGGCGGTCTCAGCATCATCAGCCCTGAGTGGCagcaagaagatgaagaatacgAAAGAAGTCAcgaggaggaagaagatgaacgGAGACCAAGACACATTCGTAGACCAGGGCATCAGAAACCTAGTGAGGAAGAACAATGGGAAACAAGATATCCCAGACATAGCCAGGAAGAAAGAGAACGAGACCCAAGACGTCCCGGACATAGtcagaaagaaagagaatgggATCCAAGACGTCCCGGACATGGCCAGGAAGAAAGAGAACGAGACCCAAGACACAGCGGACATAGTCAAAATGGTTTGGAAGAAACTATCTGCAGTTTAAGGATTGTGGAGAACATCGCTCGCCCTGCACGTGCAGATCTCTACAACCCACGTGCAGGTCGCATCAGCGATGCTAACAGTTTAACCCTCCCAATCCTTCGCAATTTACGCCTCAGTGCTGAATATGTTCTCCTCTACAGG AATGGCATATATGCTCCACACTGGAACATCAACGCCAACAGCCTTTTGTACGTGATTAGAGGACAAGGAAGAGTTAGGATAGTGAACTGCCAAGGCAACGCGGTGTTCGATGACAATGTAAGAAGGGGACAGTTGTTGGTGGTGCCACAAAACTTCGTGGTGGCGGAACAAGCAGGGAACGAAGAAGCATTAGAGTATGTGGTTTTCAAGACAAACGACCTAGCTGCTGTTAACCATGTGAAGCAGGTGTTCAGGGCCACCCCTCGCGAGGTTCTTGAAAATGCTTTCGGCCTTCGTCCACGTGATGTCACTCAAATCAAGTTCAGTGGAAACCGTGGTCCTTTGGTTCATCCTCAATCTCAACCACAATCTTAG
- the LOC11424433 gene encoding protein PALE CRESS, chloroplastic: MGMNFLSLTSTSLSFLPVYSSSLLTATPSPYPSFFSYKCTSTPVLRTCVNKEKEEVLLEGMPSHYYDDEWQARQREKTKELHRRRREEEEEEERKIEEYREVGMRLKEYPEEDVRKARKLISSFIRAAEEVEEKIEEAAERGELTELVLMVIWNRLDLARRDDEKDAIRSLDLLYRRVETEILKREATPAMRLLNDLLIMYDGFNFDEWLKKCKKIMIDTFPREDPYSILVPPGFESFDIDQHHGPLRPSLEVDDNTLLRIDFVREVDELLQDVRSEQDEEENEQELNAESVANILKQQEKQQTIRQVEALLDLAISLNW, translated from the exons ATGGGGATGAATTTCCTCTCTCTAACCTCTACTTCTCTCTCTTTCCTTCCGGTTTATTCTTCATCCCTTCTTACTGCAACACCTTCTCCATATCCctcttttttttcatataagtgCACTTCCACACCAG TTTTAAGAACATGTGTCAACAAGGAAAAGGAAGAGGTGCTTCTAGAAGGGATGCCTTCTCACTACTATGATGAT GAATGGCAAGCCCGACAACGTGAAAAGACCAAGGAGTTGCATCGAAGAcgcagagaagaagaagaggaagaagagagaaagattgAAGAGTATCGTGAAGTTGGCATGCGGCTGAAGGAATACCCTGAAGAAGATGTTAGAAAAGCAAGGAAATTGATTTCAAGCTTCATAAGAGCCGCTGAAGAAGTAGAAGAG AAAATTGAGGAAGCTGCTGAGAGAGGAGAACTTACCGAACTTGTTTTGATGGTCATATGGAATCGCCTTGATCTTGCTCGGCGTGAT GATGAAAAGGATGCTATAAGAAGTCTGGATCTGTTATACAGAAGGGTTGAG ACTGAGATCTTGAAACGAGAGGCTACCCCTGCAATGAGATTGCTCAACGATCTTTTGATTATGTATGATGGCTTTAATTTTGACGAGTGGCTAAAGAAATGTAAAAAGATCATGATTGATACATTCCCAAGGGAGGATCCATATAGCATTCTTGTTCCCCCTGGATTTGAGTCATTTGATATAGATCAG CATCACGGGCCATTGCGTCCATCACTTGAAGTTGATGATAATACTCTTTTGAGGATTGATTTTGTAAGGGAGGTTGATGAATTGCTGCAAGACGTTCGATCGGAACAGGATGAAGAAGAGAATGAACAAGAGCTTAATGCTGAATCAGTTGCTAATATTTTAAAACAGCAGGAGAAGCAGCAAACGATACGCCAAGTAGAAGCTCTACTAGATTTAGCTATTAGTTTGAACTGGTAG
- the LOC11425068 gene encoding legumin J encodes MRKFSLSLLSLSLLLFTCLATRSEFDRFNQCQLNNINALEPDHRVEHEAGLTETWNPNHPELQCAGVSLIRRTIDPNGLHLPSYSPSPQLIFIIQGKGVLGLSVPGCPETFEQPQSSRSRQGSRHQEQQQQQPDSHQKIRRFYRGDVIAIPAGTPYWTYNHGQEPIVAISLLDTSNFVNQLDSTPRVFYLGGNPEVEFPETQERQQGRHQQRPSFPGRRGGRHQQEEGSEEQNEGSSVLSGFSSEFLAQALNTDQDTAKRLQSPRDQRSQIVRVEGGLSIISPEWQQEDEEYERSPEEEEDEGRSRHLLRREHSQEERERDPRHPGHSQEEREWDPRHPGHSQEERERDPRHPRHSQEEREREDDPYGRGRPWWEKESREKQRTRGQNGLEETICSARLVENIARPAHADLYNPRAGRISDVNSLTLPILRNLRLSAEYVLLYRNGIYAPHWNINANSLLYVIRGQGRVRIVNCQGNAVFDDNVRRGQLLVVPQNFVVAQQAGNEEAFEYVVFKTNDLAAVSHVKQVFRATPAEVLSNVFGLRPRDVTQIKFSGNRGPLVHPQSQPQSQ; translated from the exons ATGAGGAAGTTCTCTCTATCTTTGCTTTCTCTTTCCTTGCTACTTTTTACATGTTTAGCTACTCGCTCTGAGTTTGATAGGTTCAACCAATGTCAGCTGAACAATATCAATGCATTGGAACCAGACCACCGTGTTGAGCATGAAGCTGGTCTCACTGAGACATGGAATCCAAACCACCCTGAGCTACAATGTGCCGGTGTCTCCCTTATCAGACGCACCATTGACCCTAATGGCCTTCACTTGCCATCATACTCACCCTCTCCACAATTGATTTTCATCATCCAAG GAAAGGGAGTGCTTGGACTTTCAGTTCCTGGTTGTCCTGAGACTTTTGAACAGCCACAATCATCACGGTCTAGACAAGGATCCAGGCATCAggaacaacagcagcagcaaccTGACAGCCACCAGAAGATTCGTCGCTTCTACAGAGGTGATGTCATTGCCATTCCAGCTGGAACTCCTTACTGGACATATAACCATGGTCAAGAACCTATTGTTGCTATTAGTCTTCTCGACACCTCCAACTTTGTAAACCAGCTCGATTCAACCCCCAGA GTATTTTACCTTGGCGGAAACCCAGAGGTCGAGTTCCCTGAAACTCAAGAGAGACAACAAGGACGACATCAACAAAGGCCCAGTTTCCCCGGACGTAGAGGAGGACGCCACCAACAAGAGGAGGGATCTGAGGAACAAAATGAAGGTAGCAGCGTGCTGAGTGGTTTCAGCTCAGAGTTTTTAGCGCAGGCTCTCAACACGGATCAGGATACAGCTAAGAGACTACAATCCCCACGCGACCAGAGGAGCCAAATCGTGAGAGTAGAGGGCGGTCTCAGCATCATCAGTCCTGAGTGGCagcaagaagatgaagaatatgaAAGAAGTCCcgaggaggaagaagatgaagggaGATCAAGACACCTTCTTAGACGAGAACATAGTCAAGAAGAAAGAGAGCGGGACCCAAGACATCCCGGACATAGTCAGGAAGAAAGAGAATGGGATCCAAGACATCCCGGACATAGCCAGGAAGAAAGAGAGCGAGACCCAAGACATCCCAGACATAGTCAGGAAGAAAGAGAGCGAGAAGATGATCCCTACGGTCGTGGTCGTCCATGGTGGGAAAAAGAAAGCAGAGAGAAACAAAGAACACGTGGACAGAATGGTTTGGAAGAAACTATCTGCAGTGCAAGACTTGTGGAGAACATCGCTCGCCCTGCACATGCAGATCTCTACAACCCACGTGCAGGTCGCATCAGTGATGTTAACAGTTTAACCCTCCCAATCCTCCGCAATTTACGCCTCAGTGCCGAATATGTTCTCCTCTACAGG AATGGTATATATGCTCCACACTGGAACATCAACGCCAACAGCCTATTGTACGTGATAAGAGGACAAGGAAGAGTTAGGATAGTGAACTGCCAAGGTAACGCAGTGTTCGACGACAATGTAAGAAGAGGACAGTTGTTGGTGGTGCCACAAAACTTTGTGGTGGCGCAACAAGCCGGAAATGAAGAAGCATTTGAGTATGTGGTGTTCAAGACAAACGACTTAGCTGCTGTTAGCCATGTGAAGCAGGTATTCAGGGCCACCCCTGCTGAGGTTCTTTCAAATGTTTTTGGCCTTCGTCCACGTGATGTCACTCAAATCAAGTTCAGTGGAAACCGTGGTCCTCTAGTTCACCCTCAATCTCAACCACAATCTCAGTAA